One Camelina sativa cultivar DH55 chromosome 3, Cs, whole genome shotgun sequence genomic window carries:
- the LOC104769626 gene encoding ferredoxin-1, chloroplastic, which translates to MASSALSGAIVSTSFLRRQQTPISLRSLPAANTQSLFGLKSSTARGGRVTAYKVKFITPEGEKEVECASDLYVLDAAEDAGMDLPYSCRAGACSSCLGKVVSGSVDQSDQSFLDDDQLEMGYVLTCIAVPTSDVVIETHKEEELA; encoded by the coding sequence ATGGCTTCCAGTGCTCTCTCAGGCGCCATCGTAAGCACCTCTTTCCTCCGCCGTCAACAGACACCAatcagcctcagatctctcccaGCGGCCAACACACAATCCCTCTTCGGCCTCAAGTCCTCCACCGCACGCGGCGGTCGCGTCACCGCCTACAAGGTCAAGTTCATCACACCGGAGGGAGAAAAAGAAGTGGAGTGCGCAAGTGACCTCTACGTCCTCGACGCTGCAGAGGATGCCGGAATGGACTTGCCCTACTCATGCCGTGCCGGTGCTTGCTCGAGTTGCCTCGGCAAAGTGGTATCTGGCTCCGTTGACCAGTCGGACCAGAGCTTCTTAGACGATGACCAGCTGGAAATGGGTTATGTCTTGACCTGTATAGCTGTGCCGACTTCTGATGTCGTCATCGAAAcccacaaagaagaagaacttgcttaa
- the LOC104769636 gene encoding zinc transporter 4, chloroplastic-like isoform X1, giving the protein MIIVDVLWKLFPLYSFGSETDSLSESILQIVPEEMASSTTKILCDAGESDLCRDDSAAFLLKFVAIASILLAGAAGVAIPLVGRNRRFLQTEGNLFVAAKAFAAGVILATGFVHMLAGGTEALSNPCLPDYPWSKFPFPGFFAMIAALVTLLVDFMGTQYYERKQESSSSNQAASEASVVEPGGREETSVVPVVERDNKVFGEEDGGGIHIVGIRAHAAHHRHSHSNGHGTCDGHAQGHSHGHGHVHGISDVENGARHVVVSQILELGIVSHSIIIGLSLGVSQSPCTIRPLIAALSFHQFFEGFALGGCISQAQFRNKSATIMACFFALTTPVGIGIGTAVASSFNSHSAGALVTEGILDSLSAGILVYMALVDLIAADFLSKRMSCNVRLQVVSYVMLFLGAGLMSALAIWA; this is encoded by the exons ATGATCATCGTCGAT GTTCTTTGGAAATTGTTTCCTCTGTACTCTTTTGGATCAGAGACAGATTCTCTGTCAG agtccATTTTGCAGATAGTTCCCGAGGAAATGGCTTCTTCTACCACTAAGATCCTCTGTGATGCTGGCGAATCAGACCTTTGTCGAGACGATTCAGCTGCATTTCTCCTTAAGTTTGTAGCCATTGCTTCGATTCTACTAGCTGGAGCTGCAGGTGTAGCCATACCTCTCGTTGGCAGGAACCGTCGGTTTCTTCAAACTGAAGGGAATCTATTTGTAGCTGCTAAAGCCTTTGCAGCTGGTGTCATACTCGCCACTGGCTTTGTCCATATGCTTGCAGGCGGCACTGAAGCTTTGAGTAATCCGTGTTTACCTGATTACCCGTGGTCTAAGTTTCCTTTTCCTGGCTTCTTTGCAATGATTGCTGCTTTAGTTACTCTGCTTGTTGATTTCATGGGGACACAGTACTATGAGAGGAAGCaagagagtagtagtagtaatcaGGCTGCTAGTGAAGCCAGCGTTGTTGAGCCTGGTGGTCGTGAAGAGACGTCTGTTGTCCCCGTTGTGGAAAGAGATAACAAAGtgtttggtgaagaagatggtggTGGGATTCACATTGTTGGTATTCGTGCTCATGCAGCTCATCATAGACATAGTCACTCTAATGGCCATGGTACATGCGATGGACATGCTCAGGGACATTCACATGGACATGGGCATGTGCATGGGATTTCAGATGTTGAAAATGGAGCTAGGCATGTTGTTGTTTCTCAG ATATTGGAGCTTGGGATTGTGTCGCACTCAATCATCATCGGTTTATCCCTTGGTGTATCACAGTCTCCATGCACGATCAGGCCTCTCATTGCAGCTCTATCATTTCACCAGTTCTTTGAAGGGTTTGCGCTAGGAGGCTGCATCTCTCAGGCACAGTTCAGGAACAAATCAGCGACCATAATGGCTTGCTTCTTCGCCTTGACCACACCGGTAGGTATCGGGATTGGAACAGCAGTGGCTTCGTCTTTCAACTCGCATAGCGCAGGAGCTTTGGTCACTGAGGGGATACTCGACTCGCTCTCGGCTGGGATACTGGTGTACATGGCTCTGGTGGACCTCATCGCAGCTGATTTTCTAAGCAAAAGGATGAGTTGTAATGTGAGGCTTCAAGTTGTGTCTTATGTAATGTTGTTCCTTGGAGCTGGACTTATGTCCGCACTCGCCATTTGGGCTTGA
- the LOC104769636 gene encoding zinc transporter 4, chloroplastic-like isoform X2: MASSTTKILCDAGESDLCRDDSAAFLLKFVAIASILLAGAAGVAIPLVGRNRRFLQTEGNLFVAAKAFAAGVILATGFVHMLAGGTEALSNPCLPDYPWSKFPFPGFFAMIAALVTLLVDFMGTQYYERKQESSSSNQAASEASVVEPGGREETSVVPVVERDNKVFGEEDGGGIHIVGIRAHAAHHRHSHSNGHGTCDGHAQGHSHGHGHVHGISDVENGARHVVVSQILELGIVSHSIIIGLSLGVSQSPCTIRPLIAALSFHQFFEGFALGGCISQAQFRNKSATIMACFFALTTPVGIGIGTAVASSFNSHSAGALVTEGILDSLSAGILVYMALVDLIAADFLSKRMSCNVRLQVVSYVMLFLGAGLMSALAIWA, translated from the exons ATGGCTTCTTCTACCACTAAGATCCTCTGTGATGCTGGCGAATCAGACCTTTGTCGAGACGATTCAGCTGCATTTCTCCTTAAGTTTGTAGCCATTGCTTCGATTCTACTAGCTGGAGCTGCAGGTGTAGCCATACCTCTCGTTGGCAGGAACCGTCGGTTTCTTCAAACTGAAGGGAATCTATTTGTAGCTGCTAAAGCCTTTGCAGCTGGTGTCATACTCGCCACTGGCTTTGTCCATATGCTTGCAGGCGGCACTGAAGCTTTGAGTAATCCGTGTTTACCTGATTACCCGTGGTCTAAGTTTCCTTTTCCTGGCTTCTTTGCAATGATTGCTGCTTTAGTTACTCTGCTTGTTGATTTCATGGGGACACAGTACTATGAGAGGAAGCaagagagtagtagtagtaatcaGGCTGCTAGTGAAGCCAGCGTTGTTGAGCCTGGTGGTCGTGAAGAGACGTCTGTTGTCCCCGTTGTGGAAAGAGATAACAAAGtgtttggtgaagaagatggtggTGGGATTCACATTGTTGGTATTCGTGCTCATGCAGCTCATCATAGACATAGTCACTCTAATGGCCATGGTACATGCGATGGACATGCTCAGGGACATTCACATGGACATGGGCATGTGCATGGGATTTCAGATGTTGAAAATGGAGCTAGGCATGTTGTTGTTTCTCAG ATATTGGAGCTTGGGATTGTGTCGCACTCAATCATCATCGGTTTATCCCTTGGTGTATCACAGTCTCCATGCACGATCAGGCCTCTCATTGCAGCTCTATCATTTCACCAGTTCTTTGAAGGGTTTGCGCTAGGAGGCTGCATCTCTCAGGCACAGTTCAGGAACAAATCAGCGACCATAATGGCTTGCTTCTTCGCCTTGACCACACCGGTAGGTATCGGGATTGGAACAGCAGTGGCTTCGTCTTTCAACTCGCATAGCGCAGGAGCTTTGGTCACTGAGGGGATACTCGACTCGCTCTCGGCTGGGATACTGGTGTACATGGCTCTGGTGGACCTCATCGCAGCTGATTTTCTAAGCAAAAGGATGAGTTGTAATGTGAGGCTTCAAGTTGTGTCTTATGTAATGTTGTTCCTTGGAGCTGGACTTATGTCCGCACTCGCCATTTGGGCTTGA
- the LOC104769648 gene encoding transmembrane protein 87A-like: MGNLWATLVFFLMGSLIDSADGSIHEYNNQSFTKIANARYYVAGSEGIYGSEFLDTPQAQLKGNSFIRFDDITFVRSKESASKQNSTLATAGLVEAIVFEAKQQDRVGGSFFKTEDMCCTPKLADAGSCNLGEVMISADPNDPEWPKRIPTFFKRGEEEVMMSPEAVTIKKTGWYTVYFMTCDPELDGTTVRGRTVWKNRGGYLQGEKAPLMKFYASMLLAYVVLGLVWFPKVAQYWKDGIQLHSQISLVIAFSMGELAFRYFEFAYLDSAGTSPMEVTVWAITLSSVRKALSRLLLLVISSGYGIVTLGGITLRMLLIGVLCFVISESLGLATEYGNISENGMNFLMLSWAILEICFLKWIFRSLWKTLKKLKLNKNIAKLQLYKKFAAVLVIMVVLNLFWIYVELYIYDSIRDLWQSKWIIPVFWYLLSYLLLV, from the exons ATGGGGAATCTGTGGGCTACGCTTGTGTTTTTCTTGATGGGAAGCTTGATCGACTCAGCTGATGGTTCGATTCACGAGTACAACAACCAGAGCTTCACCAAAATCGCCAACGCTCGCTACTACGTGGCTGGTTCCGAAGGGATATACGGTTCTGAGTTTCTGGATACACCTCAGGCTCAGCTCAAGGGGAACTCGTTCATCAG gtttgatGATATCACTTTTGTAAGAAGCAAGGAATCTGCTAGCAAGCAGAATTCTACCCTGGCAACTGCGGGATTGGTTGAAGCGATAGTGTTTGAGGCCAAGCAGCAAGATCGAGTTGGTGGTTCTTTTTTCAAAACTGAGGACATGTGCTGTACGCCAAAACTTGCAGATGCTGGTTCCTGCAATCTTGGGGAAGTTATGATTAGTGCAGATCCTAATGATCCTGAGTGGCCTAAGCGGATTCCCACTTTTTTCAAAAGAGGTGAGGAAGAAGTAATGATGTCTCCGGAAGCTGtgaccattaagaagactgGATGGTACACTGTTTACTTCATGACATGTGATCCCGAACTGGATGGCACCACAGTCAGAGGTAGAACTGTTTGGAAGAACAGAGGTGGCTATTTACAGGGAGAGAAGGCTCCATTGATGAAGTTCTACGCCTCCATGCTATTGGCTTATGTGGTCCTTGGCCTAGTTTGGTTTCCAAAAGTTGCTCAGTACTGGAAGGATGGAATTCAGTTGCACAGTCAGATTAGCTTGGTAATTGCATTTTCCATGGGTGAATTGGCCTTTCGGTACTTTGAATTTGCCTATCTCGACTCAGCTGGTACGAGTCCTATGGAGGTTACTGTATGGGCAATAACCCTTTCTTCAGTGAGGAAGGCACTGTCTCGACTTCTACTGTTGGTCATATCTTCAGGGTATGGGATAGTGACCCTTGGTGGCATAACATTGAGGATGCTTCTTATTGGCGTCTTATGCTTTGTTATAAGTGAATCTCTTGGTTTGGCTACAGAATATGGGAACATCTCCGAAAATGGGATGAATTTCCTAATGCTCTCTTGGGCTATACTGGAAATTTGCTTTCTCAAGTGGATTTTCAGGTCATTGTGGAAGACTCTTAAGAAGCTTAAG ctTAACAAGAACATTGCTAAACTGCAACTCTACAAGAAGTTTGCAGCTGTGCTTGTGATCATGGTTGTTCTAAACTTGTTCTGGATCTATGTGGAG TTGTATATCTATGACTCAATAAGGGACTTATGGCAATCGAAGTGGATTATTCCAGTGTTCTGGTATCTACTTTCTTACCTACTGTTGGTCTGA
- the LOC104769658 gene encoding MLO-like protein 4 produces MEHMMKEGRSLAETPTYSVASVVTVLIFVCFLVERAIYRFGKWLKKTRRKALFTSLEKMKEELMLLGLISLLLSQSARWISEICVNSSLFNSKFYICSEEDYGIHKKVLLEHTPSTKNTSLPHHGIHEASHQCGHGREPFVSYEGLEQLLRFLFVLGITHVLYSGIAIGLAMSKIYSWRKWETQAIIMAESDIRAKKTKVMKRQSTFVFHHASHPWSNNRFLIWMLCFLRQFRGSIRKSDYFALRLGFLTKHNLPFTYNFHTYMVRTMEYEFHGIVGISWPLWVYAIVCICINVHGLNMYFWLSFIPAILVMLVGTKLEHVVSKLALEVKEQQTGTTNGAQVKPRDGLFWFGKPEILLRLIQFIIFQNAFEMATFIWFLWGIKERSCFMKNHVMISSRLISGVLVQFWCSYGTVPLNVIVTQMGSRHKKAVIAESVRDSLHSWCKRVKERSKHTRSVCSLDTATIDERDEMTVGTLSRSSSMTSLNQITINSVDQAESIFGAAASSSSPQEEYTSRVEEYLSETFNNIGSMPPLNDEIEIEIEGEEDNGNRRSGSDENGDAGETLLELFRRT; encoded by the exons ATGGAGCATATGATGAAAGAAGGGAGGTCTCTTGCAGAGACGCCGACTTACTCTGTTGCTTCCGTTGTTACTGTTTTGATCTTTGTATGCTTTCTCGTTGAACGAGCCATTTACAGATTTGGCAAG TGGTTAAAGAAGACTAGAAGAAAGGCACTTTTTACTTCgcttgagaagatgaaagaag AGCTGATGTTGCTGGGACTTATATCACTGCTGTTGTCACAAAGCGCGAGATGGATATCAGAAATCTGTGTAAACTCTTCCCTTTTCAATAGTAAATTCTACATTTGCTCCGAAGAGGACTATGGAATCCATAAGAAAGTTCTTCTCGAACACACACCTTCTACAAAAAACACTTCCTTACCTCATCACGGAATACATGAAGCCTCTCATCAATGTGGTCAT GGCCGTGAACCATTTGTGTCGTATGAGGGCCTCGAACAACTCCTAAGATTCTTGTTTGTCCTGGGTATCACTCATGTTCTGTACAGTGGCATTGCCATCGGTTTAGCCATGAGCAAG ATTTACAGTTGGAGAAAATGGGAAACCCAAGCGATCATAATGGCTGAATCAGATATCCGTG CAAAGAAGACCAAGGTGATGAAGCGTCAGTCTACGTTTGTCTTCCATCATGCCTCTCATCCCTGGAGTAACAATCGTTTTCTCATTTGGATG CTTTGTTTCCTGCGGCAATTTAGAGGCTCTATACGAAAGTCTGACTACTTCGCACTTCGGTTAGGTTTCCTCACT AAACATAACTTGCCATTTACATACAACTTCCATACGTATATGGTACGGACGATGGAATATGAGTTTCATGGCATTGTAGGAATTAG CTGGCCGCTTTGGGTTTACGCTATAGTATGCATCTGCATAAATGTTCATG GCCTGAATATGTACTTTTGGTTATCATTCATCCCTGCCATT cTTGTCATGTTGGTTGGAACCAAACTAGAGCACGTTGTCTCGAAGCTTGCTCTCGAGGTTAAGGAGCAGCAGACAGGCACAACTAATGGGGCTCAAGTAAAACCACGTGACGGACTCTTCTGGTTTGGGAAACCAGAAATTCTGCTGCGGTTGATACAGTTTATCATTTTTCAG AATGCGTTTGAGATGGCAACGTTCATCTGGTTCTTG TGGGGCATCAAGGAAAGATCTTGCTTCATGAAGAACCATGTGATGATATCAAGCCGGCTAATTTCTGG GGTTCTCGTTCAGTTCTGGTGTAGTTATGGCACAGTGCCTCTCAACGTAATCGTAACTCAG ATGGGATCTCGGCACAAGAAAGCTGTGATAGCAGAGAGCGTAAGAGACTCACTTCACAGCTGGTGCAAGAGAGTGAAAGAGAGGTCAAAGCACACAAGATCAGTGTGTTCTCTTGACACAGCAACAATAGACGAGAGAGACGAGATGACAGTAGGGACATTGTCGAGGAGCTCGTCGATGACTTCACTGAATCAAATTACCATAAACTCCGTAGACCAAGCAGAGTCTATATTCGGAGCAGCAGCTTCATCGAGCAGTCCTCAAGAGGAATACACCTCGAGGGTCGAAGAATATCTGTCTGAAACCTTCAACAACATCGGTTCGATGCCACCTTTAAACgatgagattgagattgagatagAAGGTGAGGAAGATAATGGAAATAGGAGAAGTGGGAGTGATGAGAACGGTGATGCTGGAGAAACACTTCTTGAGTTGTTTAGGAGGACTTGA
- the LOC104769668 gene encoding E3 ubiquitin-protein ligase MARCH8-like, translated as MMQGEVQLQPPDSQKLSDSAPLLGEHTSSSSSSSSPSASVVVVAAETSDEIKTEDLENDASSAPCCRICLEDDSELLGDELISPCMCKGTQQFVHRSCLDHWRSVKEGFAFSHCTTCKAQFHLRVEPFEDNNSWRRKAKFRLFVARDVLLVFLAVQTVIAVMAGLAYMMDKDGEFRNSFNDDWDRILSKHPIPFYYCIGVVSFFVLTGFLGIILHCSAINGNDPRMAGCQNCCYGWGVLDCFPASMEACFALVVVFVVIFAILGLAYGFLAATMAIQRIWQRHYHILTKRELTKEYIVEDLHGSYTPPKLDAEHEGRLKMLKLL; from the exons ATGATGCAAGGTGAAGTACAATTGCAGCCACCGGATTCGCAAAAGCTTAGTGATTCCGCTCCATTGTTGGGGGAACACaccagttcttcttcttcttcttcttctccttcggcGTCTGTTGTGGTGGTAGCAGCAGAGACTAGCGATGAGATAAAAACTGAAGATTTGGAGAACGATGCTTCGTCAGCTCCTTGCTGTCGTATTTGTTTGGAGGACGACAGCGAATTGTTAGGCGATGAATTGATATCACCGTGTATGTGCAAAGGCACTCAGCAGTTTGTGCATCGGTCATGTCTCGATCATTGGCGATCTGTTAAAGAAGGTTTTGCTTTCTCTCACTGTACCACCTGCAAAGCTCAGTTTCATCTCAGAGTCGAACCTTTTGAGGATAACAACTCTTGGCGTCGCAAAGCTAAATTCAGACTCTTTGTCGCTAGAGATGtgcttttggttttcttagcTGTTCAGACT GTTATAGCTGTTATGGCTGGACTTGCATATATGATGGACAAAGATGGAGAATTTCGAAACTCTTTCAACGATGATTGGGATCGTATCTTGTCGAAACATCCCATCCCGTTTTATTACTGCATTG GGGTTGTATCCTTCTTTGTGCTGACTGGATTTCTTGGAATCATTCTACATTGCTCTGCCATCAACGGTAATGACCCGAGGATGGCTGGATGCCAGAACTGCTGTTACGGATGGGGTGTCTTGGATTGTTTCCCTGCTTCAATGGAAGCTTGTTttgctcttgttgttgtttttgtcgtCATCTTCGCCATTCTTGGTTTAGCTTATGGTTTTCTTGCTGCTACTATGGCTATCCAAAGGATATGGCAGAGACATTACCATATTCTCACCAAGCGAGAGCTCACAAAGGAGTACATTGTGGAGGATCTTCACGGAAGTTACACTCCCCCAAAGCTGGATGCAGAGCACGAAGGAAGACTTAAAATGCTGAAACTTCTGTGA
- the LOC104769678 gene encoding uncharacterized protein LOC104769678 — MGTPRSPATDFFGISKTACKAYKSLVTKLHPLSSSHRKSESHSDADSAIHQRYLEEKFAEEDDLLAARRGLRLQSMDDSSFFKRRSSLLSNSSSRRSHTPQARPTYLSSSGSSNRRSAFSRSTSRRDEGSSHGGGRSHGLKSRPISNNASPMTSPFTSPRGKDQTLGDLFGSVQGVTSPPSSSPINGVKQSSPSSISKSASKRDKDDRAGSASSATSTSLPFSRSKSTRQQERDAAGSIGKSISRRSTTPIVFSQSTPPKKPPAVEKKLECTLEELSHGGVKNIKIKRDIITDEGLIKQQEEMLRVNIKPGWKKGTKITFEGVGNEKPGYLPEDITFVVEEKRHPLFKRRGDDLEICVEIPLLKALTGCKLSVPLLSGESMSITVGDVIFHGFEKAIKGQGMPNVKEEGKRGDLKITFLVNFPETLSEEQRSMAYEVLKDCSWA, encoded by the exons ATGGGGACTCCTCGGTCGCCGGCCACAGATTTCTTCGGCATTTCCAAGACAGCATGCAAAGCCTACAAGTCCCTCGTCACCAAATTGCaccctctctcctcttctcatCGCAAATCTGAATCCCACTCCGACGCCGATTCC GCAATCCACCAAAGATATCTAGAGGAGAAATTTGCGGAAGAGGATGATCTTCTCGCTGCTAGGAGAGGTCTCCGGTTACAGAGCATGGACGATAGCTCCTTCTTCAAACGCCGATCTTCTCTCTTATCAAACTCAAGTAGCCGCCGTAGCCACACGCCGCAAGCTAGACCAACCTACCTCTCCTCCTCCGGTTCTTCCAACCGCCGTTCTGCTTTCTCAAGAAGCACTAGCCGTAGAGACGAAGGTAGCAGCCACGGCGGAGGGAGAAGTCACGGTTTAAAATCACGTCCGATATCGAACAACGCGAGTCCGATGACGTCGCCTTTCACTAGTCCGAGAGGGAAAGATCAAACCTTAGGTGATTTATTTGGCTCCGTACAGGGAGTAACGTCTCCTCCAAGCTCTAGTCCGATCAACGGCGTGAAACAATCTTCTCCGTCATCTATATCGAAGAGCGCTAGCAAGAGAGATAAAGATGATAGAGCTGGCTCAGCGAGTTCGGCGACGTCCACGTCTTTGCCGTTTTCTAGGAGCAAGAGCACGAGACAACAAGAGAGGGACGCGGCTGGGTCAATAGGGAAGAGTATAAGCCGGAGGAGCACAACGCCGATAGTGTTTTCACAGTCTACACCACCGAAAAAACCACCGGCTGTAGAGAAAAAGCTTGAATGTACGTTGGAAGAACTCAGCCATGGCGGAgtcaaaaacatcaaaatcaaaagagacaTCATTACCGATGAagg GTTGATTAAGCAACAAGAAGAGATGTTAAGAGTGAACATCAAACCGGGATGGAAGAAAGGGACAAAGATTACATTTGAAGGAGTAGGGAACGAAAAACCAGGCTATCTCCCGGAAGATATAACATTCGTGGTTGAAGAGAAGAGACATCCTTTGTTCAAAAGACGCGGAGATGACTTAGAGATTTGTGTAGAGATTCCTCTTTTAAAGGCTTTAACGGGATGTAAACTCTCGGTGCCACTATTGAGTGGCGAGTCTATGTCGATAACCGTAGGAGATGTGATCTTCCATGGATTTGAGAAGGCGATCAAAGGTCAAGGTATGCCAAATGTTAAAGAAGAAGGTAAGCGAGGGGATTTGAAAATAACGTTTCTAGTGAATTTTCCGGAAACGTTGAGTGAAGAACAACGGTCAATGGCCTATGAAGTTTTGAAAGATTGTTCTTGGGCATAA
- the LOC104769687 gene encoding probable receptor-like protein kinase At1g11050 yields MVNLRFLFFLLSPLLFSTCVVVAQSPSPSPTCPLDFSHVLSIPWNTTDCLSYDRSVNSKTSCCQSILTLIGIPLARRLKQTSNFRLPNLATSVSCINNLQTKLDALSLSSNLTSLCFDPNQFVITNDTCAGIQTTQDWVSRLGPRSALDSSCSSGLTDLSRCDACVAAGFKVQKQLIGLDGNTSHGLGCYHFAVLYAAGIVNGKGPEGDDALSCLFSLSLTSPLIQKKKKHTVAIVLGVTGFIFGALVIAGFVCLYFRFVKKGETGWEDQESRPRWRPNTGSIWFKIEELEKATNNFSQKNFIGRGGFGFVYKGVLPDGSVIAVKKVIESEFQGDAEFRNEVEIISNLKHRNLVPLRGCSMVDDDSQSQRCLVYDYMSNGNLDDHLFPRGETQKIIPLSWPQRKSIILDVAKGLAYLHYGVKPAIYHRDIKGTNILLDVDMGARVADFGLAKQSREGESHLTTRVAGTHGYLAPEYALYGQLTEKSDVYSFGVVVLEIMCGRKALDMSTSGSPNTFLITDWAWSLVKAGKTEDALDLSLLRDEGSGMSNPKGIMERFLQVGILCAHVLVALRPTILDALKMLEGDIEVPPIPDRPVPLTHPSYRMDGNGFTISPTLSGIQIHSGDMLR; encoded by the coding sequence ATGGTGAACCTTcgtttcctcttctttcttctttctcctctacTCTTCTCAACCTGCGTTGTTGTTGCTCAATCTCCGTCTCCGTCACCAACTTGTCCTTTAGATTTCTCACATGTCCTGTCAATCCCATGGAACACAACTGATTGTCTAAGCTACGACAGATCAGTCAACAGCAAGACCAGTTGCTGTCAATCTATCTTAACCCTAATCGGAATCCCTCTAGCTCGTCGTCTCAAACAAACATCCAACTTCCGTCTCCCTAATCTCGCTACTTCCGTCTCTTGTATCAACAACCTCCAGACGAAGCTCGACGCGCTCTCTCTATCTTCGAATCTCACTTCCCTCTGCTTCGATCCGAACCAATTCGTCATCACTAACGACACCTGTGCAGGAATCCAAACGACTCAAGATTGGGTCTCTCGTCTCGGTCCGAGGTCGGCGCTTGACTCCTCCTGTAGCAGTGGTCTCACCGATCTCTCCCGATGCGACGCTTGTGTGGCGGCTgggtttaaggttcagaaacaGCTCATCGGTCTTGATGGTAATACCTCTCACGGTCTCGGTTGTTACCATTTCGCTGTTCTTTACGCTGCTGGTATCGTTAATGGGAAAGGACCTGAGGGTGATGATgctctctcttgtctcttctctttgagCTTGACATCTCCGTTgatccaaaagaagaagaaacacacgGTGGCTATTGTCTTAGGGGTAACCGGATTTATCTTCGGAGCTCTGGTTATTGccggttttgtttgtttgtatttccGGTTTGTTAAAAAGGGAGAAACTGGTTGGGAGGATCAAGAGTCTCGACCGAGATGGAGACCAAACACTGGCTCAATCTGGTTCAAAATCGAGGAGCTTGAGAAGGCAACTAACAATTTCTCTCAGAAAAATTTCATCGGTCGAGGcgggtttggttttgtttacaaAGGTGTTTTACCGGATGGTTCGGTTATCGCGGTTAAGAAAGTGATAGAATCTGAGTTTCAAGGGGATGCTGAGTTTCGTAACGAGGTTGAGATCATTAGCAATTTGAAACATAGGAATCTTGTTCCGCTTAGAGGTTGTAGTATGGTTGATGATGATAGTCAGAGTCAGAGATGTCTTGTTTACGACTACATGTCTAATGGAAACCTCGATGATCATTTGTTTCCTCGGGGAGAGACTCAGAAGATAATACCATTGAGCTGGCCTCAGAGGAAGAGTATCATTTTGGATGTAGCCAAAGGTTTGGCTTATTTGCATTACGGTGTGAAACCAGCGATTTACCACCGTGATATCAAAGGTACTAACATATTGTTAGATGTAGATATGGGAGCGAGGGTAGCTGATTTTGGTTTAGCTAAACAGAGTAGAGAAGGTGAGTCTCATCTCACTACTAGAGTGGCGGGAACACACGGTTACTTGGCTCCTGAGTACGCGCTTTATGGTCAGTTAACCGAGAAAAGCGATGTGTATAGCTTTGGTGTTGTTGTATTGGAGATAATGTGTGGAAGGAAAGCTCTTGATATGTCTACTTCCGGATCACCAAACACGTTTCTGATCACGGATTGGGCTTGGTCTTTGGTTAAAGCTGGGAAAACAGAGGACGCTCTTGACCTGTCTTTGTTGAGAGACGAAGGCTCAGGGATGTCGAATCCGAAAGGGATAATGGAGAGATTCTTGCAAGTTGGGATTTTGTGTGCTCATGTATTGGTTGCTTTAAGGCCAACAATATTGGATGCATTGAAAATGCTTGAAGGAGATATCGAGGTTCCTCCAATTCCGGATCGACCAGTCCCGCTCACGCATCCTTCATACCGAATGGATGGTAACGGTTTCACTATATCGCCTACGCTTAGCGGTATACAAATACATTCCGGAGATATGCTTCGATGA